From Geomonas agri, one genomic window encodes:
- a CDS encoding helix-turn-helix domain-containing protein, producing the protein MTNVLKEGETMVSISDLARDLGLTTRTLRYWEEVGIVESVERQDGANRGYTPYYVRRIKFIIKLKELGLTIKEMQDLYAAYGDAKQTEKMIPRLIEILDLHVAKVDEKMAQLASLRQDIVGYRQKMMKQFALSNEKEQ; encoded by the coding sequence ATGACGAATGTGTTGAAGGAAGGCGAGACCATGGTCTCGATAAGCGACTTGGCGAGGGATCTGGGACTGACAACGAGGACCCTGCGCTACTGGGAAGAGGTGGGAATCGTAGAATCGGTGGAGCGGCAGGACGGCGCTAACCGGGGGTACACCCCCTACTATGTCAGAAGGATAAAGTTCATCATCAAGCTCAAAGAGTTGGGGCTGACCATCAAGGAGATGCAGGATCTTTACGCTGCCTACGGGGATGCCAAGCAGACCGAGAAGATGATCCCACGGCTCATCGAGATCCTGGACCTGCATGTGGCCAAGGTGGATGAAAAGATGGCGCAACTGGCGTCGCTAAGGCAGGACATCGTGGGGTACCGGCAGAAGATGATGAAGCAGTTCGCGCTTTCCAACGAAAAGGAGCAGTGA
- a CDS encoding hybrid sensor histidine kinase/response regulator — translation MSDSGKDIVPAAELEKLRRENEILSEQVKRLVKAESRLYDYQEKLDAQVKEYSELYDLSRKLSTCVDLSAIFELATGYAINSLNYERVLIFQKSEDGAAYTVCAWDGYYDAEEESTVASLCIPKKAPFLSPLFSGENYRICTEGSRQHALSEYRAKLLMDEYLLCPLGNPSDPAVLLAVGNSAENADFNRRVSDSEEALFGIGNLVGLLSSAIENLIHYAGMKKALEQERLAEAKYRGIFENAMEGIFQTTPEGKFLSCNFATAAILGYQTPEEVLENVVDIGPQLYVDPTRRDELYGMMHQRHNVKNFEVEFYRNDGSRIWVNLSTRPTFDDNGVLAYIDGIMQDITERKRDEESLLKLSQVVEQSPVSIVITDTSGRIEFVNPKFVQLTGYTLQEVSGRNPRFLKSGKSDPEGARKLWQTIASGKVWEGEFLNKKKNGELFSEHATVSPIRDRNGVITHYLAVKEDTTERKLLEAQLFQSQKMESIGRLAGGVAHDFNNMLSVILGCAQLALREAQEGTPLWQDLDQIIHAAKRSSDITRQLLAFSRNEVIAPREVNLNEHFAEMQKTLGRLIGEDIKMTFQPAADLWPVSADTTQLDQILVNLAVNARDAMENGGVLTVATANITVDNSYSQYHLDASPGDYVQLSVSDTGCGMDRDTIDRIFEPFFTTKEVGKGTGLGLATVYGIVRQHNGFINVYSEPGQGTIFQINFPRFAGAAATVEDAELEASLVGSGTVLLVEDDALVRKMTLRALRDLGYTVIHASGADEAIAICRDMGTRIDVILTDVVMPGMNGKEMVDAIEVFRPGLKVLFMSGYTRDLVAQRGVVDEARHFIQKPFDLQSLGRKLKETLRDS, via the coding sequence ATGAGCGATTCCGGAAAAGACATAGTGCCGGCAGCTGAACTGGAGAAGCTGCGCCGGGAGAACGAGATCCTGTCGGAGCAGGTGAAACGGCTGGTCAAGGCCGAAAGCAGGCTCTACGACTACCAGGAGAAGCTGGACGCCCAGGTGAAGGAGTACAGCGAGCTCTATGACCTGAGCCGCAAGCTCTCAACCTGCGTTGACCTCTCGGCCATCTTTGAACTGGCCACCGGCTACGCCATCAACAGCCTCAACTACGAACGGGTGCTCATCTTCCAGAAGTCCGAAGACGGCGCCGCCTACACGGTTTGCGCCTGGGACGGCTACTACGATGCCGAGGAGGAAAGCACCGTCGCCTCCCTGTGCATCCCGAAGAAGGCCCCCTTCCTGTCCCCGCTCTTTAGTGGCGAAAACTATCGCATCTGCACGGAAGGCTCCCGACAGCACGCGCTCTCGGAGTACCGCGCCAAGCTGTTGATGGACGAGTACCTGCTCTGCCCGCTGGGCAATCCCTCCGATCCCGCTGTCCTCCTCGCGGTGGGCAACTCGGCGGAGAACGCGGATTTCAACCGCAGGGTCAGCGACAGCGAGGAGGCCCTGTTCGGCATCGGCAACCTGGTGGGGCTCCTCTCTTCTGCGATCGAGAATCTTATCCATTACGCCGGCATGAAGAAGGCGCTGGAGCAGGAGCGGCTCGCCGAGGCGAAGTACCGCGGCATCTTTGAAAACGCCATGGAGGGGATCTTCCAGACCACGCCGGAAGGGAAGTTCCTGAGCTGCAACTTTGCCACAGCCGCCATCCTCGGCTACCAGACCCCGGAAGAGGTGCTGGAAAACGTGGTGGACATCGGCCCCCAGCTCTACGTCGACCCCACGAGGCGCGACGAACTCTACGGGATGATGCACCAGCGGCACAACGTGAAGAATTTCGAGGTGGAATTCTACCGCAACGACGGCAGCAGGATCTGGGTCAACCTGAGCACGCGCCCCACCTTCGACGACAACGGCGTGCTCGCCTACATCGACGGCATCATGCAGGACATCACCGAGAGAAAGCGGGACGAAGAGTCGCTGCTCAAGCTCTCCCAGGTCGTCGAGCAAAGCCCGGTTTCCATCGTCATCACCGACACCTCCGGGCGCATCGAGTTCGTCAATCCCAAGTTCGTCCAGCTGACCGGGTACACGCTACAGGAGGTCTCCGGCAGAAACCCCAGGTTTCTCAAGTCGGGGAAGTCGGACCCGGAGGGGGCCCGGAAGCTGTGGCAGACCATCGCCAGCGGCAAGGTGTGGGAAGGGGAGTTCCTGAACAAGAAGAAGAACGGCGAGCTTTTTTCGGAGCACGCCACCGTCTCACCCATCAGGGACAGAAACGGCGTCATCACGCACTATCTGGCGGTCAAGGAGGATACCACCGAGCGCAAGCTGCTGGAAGCGCAGCTGTTCCAGTCGCAGAAGATGGAGTCGATCGGGCGGCTGGCGGGGGGCGTGGCGCACGACTTCAACAACATGCTGAGCGTCATCCTGGGGTGCGCCCAGCTGGCGTTGCGCGAGGCCCAGGAGGGGACCCCGCTCTGGCAGGACCTGGACCAGATCATCCATGCCGCCAAGCGCTCCAGCGATATCACCCGGCAGTTGCTGGCCTTCTCGCGCAACGAGGTGATCGCCCCGCGGGAAGTGAACCTGAACGAGCACTTCGCCGAGATGCAGAAAACACTGGGGCGGTTGATCGGCGAAGACATCAAGATGACTTTCCAGCCGGCTGCCGATCTCTGGCCGGTCAGCGCCGACACCACCCAATTGGACCAGATCCTGGTCAACCTGGCGGTGAACGCGCGTGACGCCATGGAAAACGGAGGGGTGCTCACCGTGGCAACGGCGAACATCACGGTGGACAATAGCTACAGCCAGTACCACCTGGACGCCTCTCCCGGCGATTACGTTCAGCTTTCGGTAAGCGACACCGGCTGCGGCATGGACCGCGACACCATCGATCGCATTTTCGAGCCTTTTTTCACGACCAAGGAGGTGGGCAAGGGGACGGGGCTGGGACTGGCGACGGTGTACGGCATCGTGCGGCAGCACAACGGCTTCATCAACGTGTACAGCGAGCCGGGACAGGGGACCATCTTCCAGATCAACTTCCCCAGGTTCGCCGGAGCCGCCGCGACCGTGGAGGATGCAGAACTCGAGGCGTCGCTGGTGGGGTCGGGAACCGTGCTGCTGGTCGAAGATGACGCGCTGGTGCGCAAGATGACGCTACGCGCCCTGAGGGACCTGGGTTACACGGTGATCCATGCCTCCGGCGCCGACGAGGCCATCGCCATCTGCAGGGACATGGGGACACGCATAGACGTGATTCTGACCGACGTGGTGATGCCGGGGATGAACGGCAAGGAGATGGTCGATGCCATCGAGGTCTTTCGCCCGGGGCTGAAGGTCCTGTTCATGTCGGGCTACACCAGGGACTTGGTGGCCCAGCGCGGCGTGGTGGACGAGGCGAGGCATTTCATCCAGAAGCCCTTCGACCTGCAGTCGCTGGGGCGGAAGCTTAAGGAAACACTGCGAGACAGCTAG